One genomic region from Pagrus major chromosome 24, Pma_NU_1.0 encodes:
- the LOC140992303 gene encoding dipeptidyl peptidase 4-like — protein sequence MVSVAKVLLAVFGVAVVVILIAVPTAIFLNKGNDESNQRTFTLEDAFNNTLKPKSYNMRWISDHEYLHKSDGAVTIHNVTSGTSSSFLSKGTFDQVGAYDYQLSADRSYVAFMSNYSKLWRHSFTASYSLYDLKNDKFLTSDIPHEVQYFSWAPVGNKLAYVWDNNVYVKTSPVSKPEQVTFNGEYNVILNGIPDWVYEEEMFSSHQGFWWSPGGKHLAYIETNDTEVHIIEYTWYGDEQYPSTVSIPYPKPGTPNPVVKLFVVDTDNVTDITEVVVPAAFSSSEHYLATVTWVTDVRIAVQWLKRLQQHLILQIYDFNGSAWNPVEHLEVITPNGWVGRFSPPEPVFAADNSYYLLKSDTNGYKHIHHVVGGKATPITSGNWEVTDILKVTADSVYYSSNEEGGRPGGRNVYKWTKQGTRGTKACLTCGIRGEDCLWNSAYFSHGASFYRMSCSGPGIPYHSIIDNRNNKEKTVLENNEDFKGLISDIAMPTMLRDSIKLYGFDLQYQMFLPPGFDKSKKYPLLIDVYAGPCSQKADYLYRVSWSTYLASTEKIIVASFDGRGSGFQGDKLMHAIYKRLGTYEVEDQIRAAREFIDMGFIDKDRIAIWGWSYGGYVTSMALGSGSGVFKCGMAVAPVSKWIYYDSIYTERYMMQPSENKAFYENSTVTERAKNFHSVQYLLVHGTADDNVHFQQAAEISEALVEEQVDFEAMWYTDKDHGLTGAAYPHVYTHMTHFLQRCFA from the exons ATG GTCTCCGTCGCCAAGGTGCTCCTCGCAGTGTTCGGGGTAGCGGTCGTCGTCATTTTGATCGCGGTTCCCACGGCTATCTTTCTAAACA AGGGCAATGACGAGAGCAACCAGAGAACTTTCACCCTGGAGGATGCCTTCAACAACACCCTGAAACCAAAGTCCTACAACATGAGGTGGATCTCAG ATCATGAGTATCTGCACAAGTCCGACGGCGCGGTCACAATCCACAATGTGACTTCTGGAACCTCCTCTAGCTTCTTGAGCAAAGGAACCTTC GATCAAGTAGGGGCTTATGATTACCAGCTGTCTGCTGACCGCAGCTATGTTGCTTTCATGAGCAACTATAGCAAG CTGTGGAGGCATTCATTTACAGCTTCGTATTCACTTTATGACTTGAAAAATGA CAAATTTCTTACATCTGACATTCCTCATGAAGTTCAGTACTTTTCCTGGGCTCCTGTAGGGAACAAACTG GCCTATGTTTGGGATAATAATGTCTATGTAAAGACCAGCCCTGTGTCGAAGCCAGAACAAGTCACTTTCAACGGCGAGTATAATGTGATCTTGAATGGGATCCCGGACTGGGTCTATGAGG aggaaatgttttcatccCATCAGGGCTTCTGGTGGTCACCTGGAGGGAAGCACCTGGCCTATATTGAGACCAATGACACCGAGGTCCACATCATAGAGTACACATGGTACGGTGATGAACAGTACCCCAGCACTGTTTCCATTCCATATCCAAAG CCAGGTACTCCCAACCCTGTTGTGAAACTGTTTGTTGTGGACACCGATAACGTGACGGACATTACTGAGGTTGTAGTTCCAGCCGCATTCAGCTCGAG TGAGCATTACTTGGCCACTGTCACTTGGGTGACAGATGTACGTATTGCTGTCCAGTGGCTGAAGAGACTCCAACAACACCTCATCCTTCAGATCTACGATTTTAATGGATCTGCATGGAATCCTGTTGAG CATCTGGAGGTGATCACTCCCAACGGTTGGGTTGGGCGG TTCTCTCCACCGGAACCAGTTTTTGCCGCAGACAACAGCTATTATCTGTTGAAGAGCGACACCAATGGGTACAAGCACATCCATCATGTGGTCGGG GGCAAAGCTACACCAATCACTTCTGGAAACTGGGAGGTCACTGACATTCTGAAAGTAACTGCAGACAGTGT ATATTATTCAAGTAACGAAGAGGGTGGCAGGCCAGGAGGAAGGAATGTTTACAA GTGGACTAAACAAGGGACACGCGGGACAAAAGCCTGTCTGACTTGTGGGATACGTGGAGAAGACTGTCTTTGGAACTCAGCCTACTTCAGCCACGGTGCTTCCTTCTACCGTATGAGCTGCAGTG gTCCTGGCATTCCTTACCATTCTATCATTGATAACCGGAATAATAAAG AGAAAACAGTTTTGGAGAACAATGAGGATTTTAAAGGCCTAATATCTGACATAGCAATGCCCACAATGCTTCGAGACAGCATCAAACTTTATGGATTTG ATCTCCAGTACCAGATGTTTTTGCCTCCAGGATTTGATAAATCCAAGAAGTACCCTTTACTGATAGATGT GTATGCTGGTCCCTGCAGTCAAAAAGCAGACTACCTCTACAGGGTGAGCTGGTCCACCTACCTGGCCAGCACTGAGAAAATCATCGTCGCCAGCTTTGACGGAAGAGGAAGCGGTTTCCAAGGCGACAAGTTAATGCACGCAATCTACAAACGCCTGGGAACCTATGAGGTGGAAGATCAGATAAGAGCAGCCAG ggAATTCATTGACATGGGCTTCATTGACAAAGACAGAATTGCTATTTGGGGCTGG TCTTATGGTGGATACGTGACGTCAATGGCCCTGGGATCTGGAAGTGGAGTTTTCAAATGTGGAATGGCAGTCGCTCCAGTTTCCAAATGGATCTATTATG ATTCCATCTACACAGAGCGCTACATGATGCAGCCTTCAGAGAACAAAGCTTTCTACGAG AACTCAACAGTAACAGAGAGGGCCAAGAATTTCCATTCAGTGCAGTACCTGCTGGTTCATGGAACAGCTGACG aCAATGTTCATTTccagcaggcagcagagatCTCTGAAGCTCTGGTGGAGGAGCAGGTGGACTTTGAGGCGATG TGGTACACAGACAAGGATCATGGGCTCACCGGTGCTGCCTATCCACACGTCTACACCCACATGACTCACTTCCTGCAGAGGTGCTTTGCATGA
- the LOC140992079 gene encoding glucagon-1-like — protein sequence MKSIHSLAGILLVLGFIQSSWQVPLLEADDSSSFEADDTLGDGQKELSNMKRHSEGTFSNDYSKYLEDRKAQDFIQWLMNNKRSGAAEKRHADGTFTSDVSSYLKDQLIKDFVARLKSGQVRRESEMERRGETFSRRHVDGSFTSDVNKVLDSMAAKEYLLWVMTSKPSGESKKRQADQ from the exons ATGAAAAGCATCCACTCCCTGGCTGGTATCCTTCTGGTCCTCGGCTTCATCCAGAGCAGCTGGCAGGTTCCTCTGCTCGAGGCTGATGACAGCTCAAG TTTCGAGGCGGACGACACATTAGGCGACGGGCAGAAGGAGCTGTCGAACATGAAGAGACACTCGGAGGGAACTTTCTCAAACGACTACAGCAAATACCTGGAGGACAGGAAGGCGCAGGACTTTATCCAGTGGCTGATGAACAACAAGAGGAGCGG tgctgCAGAGAAGCGCCACGCAGACGGGACCTTCACCAGCGACGTGAGCTCCTACCTCAAGGACCAGCTAATCAAAGACTTTGTCGCCAGGCTCAAGTCTGGACAAGTCAGAAGAGA ATCTGAAATGGAGAGGCGGGGTGAAACGTTCAGCAGGAGGCATGTAGACGGGAGCTTCACCAGTGATGTGAACAAGGTGCTGGACTCCATGGCGGCTAAGGAATATTTACTCTGGGTCATGACCTCCAAGCCTTCAGGGGAGAG TAAGAAAAGACAAGCGGACCAATGA